One region of Fragaria vesca subsp. vesca linkage group LG4, FraVesHawaii_1.0, whole genome shotgun sequence genomic DNA includes:
- the LOC101306522 gene encoding brassinosteroid-regulated protein BRU1-like, producing the protein MVSRLRRREEINGANRVGWFLNCFGEGGDNGGAVEDEEGDTGTRVVHCSQAPHPSHKFFPFPPSYINPPLSKTLSPSHNNLQLSSSSFPFSVSCFRKMGISGNGAWLVLLIGLALSSFIVGSYAGNFYQDFDLTWGGNRPKIFKGGQLLSLSLDKVSGSGFQSKKEYLFGRIDMQLKLVAGNSAGTVTAYYLSSQGPTHDEIDFEFLGNVSGDPYVLHTNVFTQGKGNREQQFYLWFDPSKNFHTYSIIWKPQHIIFLVDNTPIRVFKNAESLGVPFPKNQPMRIYSSLWNADDWATRGGLVKTDWSKAPFTAYYRNFNVIDAKSSKSFSDSLASWQTNALDAPGRRRLRWVQKYFMIYNYCSDFKRFPQGFPAECRN; encoded by the exons ATGGTGTCAAGACTACGGCGAAGGGAGGAGATTAATGGCGCCAATAGAGTTGGCTGGTTTCTGAATTGCTTCGGCGAGGGTGGAGATAACGGCGGCGCTGTCGAAGATGAAGAAGGAGACACGGGCACTAGAG TTGTTCATTGCTCACAAGCCCCCCACCCTTCCCATAAATTCTTTCCATTCCCCCCTTCCTATATAAACCCTCCTCTTTCTAAAACCCTATCACCCTCTCACAACAATCTCCAACTCTCTTCTTCCTCTTTCCCTTTCTCTGTCTCCTGTTTCAGAAAGATGGGGATTTCTGGTAATGGGGCTTGGTTGGTCTTGTTGATTGGTTTAGCATTGAGCTCTTTCATAGTAGGCTCTTATGCTGGCAACTTCTACCAAGACTTTGACTTGACATGGGGTGGTAACCGTCCTAAGATATTCAAGGGAGGTCAGCTTCTTTCTTTGTCTTTGGACAAGGTTTCTGGCTCTGGATTCCAGTCCAAGAAAGAGTACCTCTTTGGGAGGATTGACATGCAACTTAAGCTTGTTGCCGGAAACTCTGCCGGCACTGTCACTGCCTACTAC CTGTCTTCTCAAGGCCCTACACATGATGAAATCGACTTTGAATTCTTGGGAAATGTCAGTGGGGATCCATATGTGTTGCACACCAATGTTTTCACCCAGGGCAAGGGAAACAGAGAGCAGCAATTCTATCTCTGGTTTGACCCCTCAAAGAACTTCCACACTTACTCCATCATCTGGAAGCCCCAACACATAAT TTTCTTGGTGGACAACACTCCCATTAGAGTGTTCAAGAATGCTGAATCGCTTGGTGTTCCATTTCCTAAGAACCAACCAATGAGGATTTACTCAAGCCTTTGGAATGCTGATGATTGGGCTACAAGAGGAGGATTAGTGAAAACAGATTGGTCAAAGGCACCCTTTACAGCATACTACAGGAACTTCAATGTCATCGATGCTAAATCATCCAAATCATTCTCTGATTCTCTAGCTAGTTGGCAGACCAATGCACTTGATGCTCCTGGCCGAAGACGCCTGAGATGGGTTCAGAAGTACTTCATGATCTACAACTACTGCTCCGATTTCAAACGCTTCCCACAAGGTTTTCCTGCCGAGTGTAGAAACTGA